The following DNA comes from Bacteroidales bacterium.
GACAGACGATCTTTCAAGTTTGTGCGTTACTCATTTCGATCCTGAAAAGAGGTTGTTTTATGTAATGCCCTTTATTTACATGGCAAACCGACCAGTTAAGAGAATCCGTGGTCGTGGCGTCGATCTCACTCAATGGATCATTGATGGAAAAATATGTCAAAGCGAGATAAATCGTATTGATTACAACGACATCATTAACGACCTATTGAAAATCAATTCAATTGCAAATATAAAAGGGATCGGTCACGATGGTCGATTTGAAAACGAGGTCGTCCCATATATGGAAAAGCTAAAAAACCTCGAAGGATATTGGCTTGAGTGCGTTTTTGTGAGTCAGGGAATCTATGATATAACACCTGCTGTGCAATTGTTGGACAGAATTTTTGCACAAGGTCAGGTTGTTTGTGACGACAATCCATGTTTTAAATGGCAATTCAAAAATTGTGTGACCTATAGAGGGGAAAATAATAACATAAAGATTTCGAAAAAGAAAAGTCTTGACTCAATTGATTCTGTGATTGCATTCCAAAACTCGCTTGAATTGATCAGACGTGAAATAAAAGACAGCTATTATCAAATCGAATACGTACCTATCTCGATAAAATTTTAAAAAACTAATCCGCCAAGTATTTATGGGAAAAGAACATGTTCAACACCTTTTTATCCGGACTCGGCATAAACGTCACTGTCGCAAACGACAAGACATTCAATGATATTCAAACTGAACGCATCCGTGCCATAATGGAGGGCAACGGTGTGTTCAACGACGGCAATATAAACACAATTAATACTGTCTTCACGGCGAAAAAGATTCTGGCTGATACTTTGTCGAAACTCCCTATGAATGTGCTTTTGAAAAACAAACAATATCAGGAGCACCCGCTGTTCTATCTTGTTCACAGTGATCCAAACAGCTATCAGACGATGAACGTGTTTATCAGCACACTTGTGAACCATTTATGTGATTGGGGAAACGCCTTCGCAAAAGTGAACAAGCAGGAAGGAAAAGTGAAAAACCTTCAAATCTTGCATCCGTCACAGTATATAACTCATGATCTTAATGCCGAAGGTGTTCTGAAATTCAAATTCAGGACAAAGGATGGTGAAATTGAGGTAAACAATGATGATCTGATCCATTTAAAAATACTCAGTGATGACGGAATCATCGGACTCAACCCTATAGCAGCAATCAGGAAACAGTTATCAATCAACTGGCAGGGTCAGACGACCGCTGAAAATTATTATCGCAATGGCATTCACGGGAATAAGTTTATGAAAAGCATGGGAAACGTGGATTCCAAGGAGTACCATAAAGGTCAGCAAGATTGGCTCAAGGCGAATTCAGGGGTGTTCAGAGCTGGAGAAGTTCCTTCTTTGCCTTTTGGCGTTGAGATTCAGGAAACAAAACTTGAGTTTGCCGACTCAATGATCTTGGACAGCTTGAGATATAATACCAGCCAGATTTTGGCACTGTTTGGAATACCGATGTGGATGAACAATCTCGAATCGCAGACCAATATTGAACAATCACTGCTGTCTTTTCAATCAATAACGATCCAGCCGTTGGCAAAATGCTTCAAGGAGGAGTTCAGTAAAAAACTCTTGATGCCGGAGGAAAGGCGTAAAGGTATTACAATAGAATTCAACTTGAAAGCGATGCTCGCAGCCGATGCGATCACACGGGCAAACTATTTGAAAACCCTTACAAGTTCGGCGATTATAAGTCCGGGAGAGGCTGCTGAAATCGAAGGATATGACGGCGATTTTGAAAATTCACGATTCCATTACCAGCAAAGTCAGAACATCCCTCTTGAGCTGAGTATGGTTGACGGCAAATGGTCTCCTGCGACGGCTGGTAGTGTGAATCTAATGGTAAATAAAAACGAATAAAATTCATTAAGGATATGACAAACAGACTTATTACAACAAATAACGTCGCATTCAGCAGGGAAGACCTTATGAATGCAGAAAGAAAGAATGTCGAACGCATGGTATTGATAGAAAAACGGTCGGAATCCAATCAAAATAATGCTGAAACATCAGCAAAAACATATAATAAACAGAAATAATGACCTCAAGAATTGAAAAAAGATATGCAAGCACCCCTGATTTTCTTATAAAAAACAAGGAATTCCGGACTCAAATAGTCCGTGTAAGCGGTGAAACATCGCAGCAGGAATCCCGCACTATAAGGGGTTATGGTGCTGTCTTCAACCAAAAATCAAAGATCATAACCGAATGGATCAGCGACAAGGGTGAGTGGAGGACATTTTTCGAAATTATAGAATCCACTGCGTTTGACAAGTTGATTGCAAGCAATTGGGGAGGATTTGACGTTGTGCTTGATGTGAATCATCGCACCGATGAGATTCTTGCAAGGCTCGCAAGCGGGACTTTGAGAATTACCAAGGATGAAAGGGGTTTGATGTATGAAGCTGAGATGCCAAGGACGGCAAGAGGCGAGGATGTTTTAAGAATGATTGAGCGTGGCGATTATTATCAATCATCATTTCAATTCACAATTGCCGAGGGAGGCGAGCGTTGGGAGCATGATCCGGCAACAGGTTTGTACACCCGCTACATCACTGAAGTCGAGTTGCTGATCGACGAGTGTGTCGCAACTTGGTTCGGGGCGTACGACAATACAGACGTTCAAATCGTCCGGACAATCAATGATGGTTCGGAAAATTTCAATGTATATATAGAATCCGACATTGCAGTTGCCAAAGAAAGGCTCAACCGTATTATGTCCGAAACTACAGAGCAACCAGATTACCGCATCGAACTTGAAAAAGACCGTGACACTTTAAAAATGTTCGGAATTATTTCATAAAAACGAATTGCTAAGTATTTATATGAAAGTGTAAAGAATAATATTATTTGAACATAAAATTAAAATGACCAGAATAGACGAATTACAGTCGAAAATTGCAGAGGTTCGTACGAAACTCGAAGCGATAAACACTAAGGTTGACACCGAAAAACGTGTGAAATCCGAACAGGAAAGAACCGATTTCGACAACTTACTTAAAGAGATGCAGTCTTTTGAACGTGAACTCAAAGACGAACAGGAGCTTCAATCCAGAAGGATCGAAGCACCTTCTATCATAACATCTGAGCAAAAGGCAAAAAACCGTAAATACGATTCCGTAAAAGCAATCAACGAATTTGCAAACGGCAGGTCGCTGACCGGTTACGAAGCCGATGTACAGGCATTTTCAAAGGAAAAAAACAACAGGATAAAAGGTCTTTTCTTTCCTGACAACATTCTGTATGAACGCACTTCCCACCAGGCTCTGTTGAGAACCGCAGGAATAAGCTATGCAAACTCAGACGGCTTGATTGGTGAAACAGCATCAGGTCTCGACATTGTTGCAGTGCCGTCTGTTTACGAAACCCTTGGTGTGACACAACTTCCAAATTTGACATCTGTCCACAAATTGAACTATGGACAGGGAGTTGTTTCCGATAAGGTTTCCGAAGGCAGTGCTTTAAGCGCAAAGACCCGTACAAAAATTTCTGATAAAATTGAACCAGCACGTTTCGGACATTCTGAAATAATTTCGTTGGAAAACATGTCTGTTGCTTCAATCATAAACACAACCATTGCTGACGGTGACCGTGCTTGCAAGGCTAAAATCAGCAAAGAATTGTTGGACACCATTGTTGCATATACCGCTTGTACACTGACAGGTTATGCAGTTGCCAATTCAGCAATGACAATGACACAAAAGATATTGGGTGCATTGAAGGCATCGGTTCTGTCAGCTATGTTCAGCAAACCAGGTTACGCAATGGGTTCGACCATTTATTCCGAACTTGAGAATACTAAGGGTGCGACAGATTTTAAAACCATCGTTGACGCTGGAAAATTGCTCGGATTCAACGCTTACGATGTAATGACCCTCATGGGTCTGCATGACACGAACATGTATGACATCATATTCGGCGATTGGGCGAGAGCTTATGTTGGTTTCTTCAATCTCAGCGGACTTGAGCTTCTCATAAACCCTTACGAAGGTGACGACGAAGGGGAAGTGAAATTCCTGTTCAACAGAATGGCTGACGTTTCGTTCAACCCGTATGCTTTCAAAGTCATTCGCAATGCGAAATTAGCGTAATCATAAAATTGTTTTTTTCGTTTTTTCATGATAGTTGGCGGATCGGTCTTAAAAGCCGGTCCGCTTTTTTTATGTTAAAAACAAATGCTCAGAGTATTTATAGCAAACAGCGAACATGAAGGTTCAATATTACAAAACCCATAAGGAATACCCTGATTTCAACGATTACAAGCTCCGTGTCCTGTTGCGGGACGAGGAAGCAGATTATCAGGAGTTGCTTGATACCTACCAGGAAGCGGTAAGCATTGCCGAGACCTATATTCAAAAGGACATTGCAAGGACGGTCAACCATTGGGTCATCAATGACTTCTCAGGTGAAATCGCAGTGATCGACGAAGGATATTATCATTCGTTGTCGGCAGTCACTTTCACGGATCACAACAATGTCAGCCATACAGTGACAGGATCAACTGTTCAGCATAATACATGCAATTTCGAGTTGCATTTACCGGTGACCGTTAATGCAAAAGAACTGCATGTGTATTTCAAGACTGGTTTCGATTCCGGGATGATGCCGAAAGATTTTCAGTCGGCAATAAAAGTGAAAGTGTGCGATTTGTACGACAGTGAAAGGGGTTCATACGGACTTGAGAAAAAGGGCGATGCCTTCGAGAGATACCTGAATCCTCATGTGAAAAGGTTTTTCATTAAATACGAATAAGATTGGCACTATGACGGCGAACGATCTTAAATACAAGATAACACTGCAAAAACCGGAATATTCAGCCAGTGATTATTCCACAAATCAGAAAGTGACATTTGCAGATTATAAGAATATTCGTGCCGGTATTACATGGATCGGCGGCAACAAGTCAATTCAGAATTATGAATTGTTCACAAGCTCCGTATTGCAATTTAAAATCCGATACAGGACGGATATTGATGAAACATTTCAAATCAAGTTCAGGGAAAGGGAGTACACAATTACCTCGCCATTCAAGATTGATCCGCAAGGCGATCTTATAATTACTGCGGAATTGAAACAACAATAAATCATGGATTTTAAAGCAACCGATATCAAAGGTCTTGATGAATTCACCAAGATGGTCAATGAATTCCTGCCCAATGTACAGCGGGAAATAATGAACAAGGGGTTCAAAGAGGCGTCGACTCCGTTGATCCGTCAGGCACAGGAGAATATTGGCAGCAAAAGAATCAAGAAGTCAATCGGGATGAAACTTTCAAAACGCAATGTCGCCCTTGTTGGTGCAAGGCGTTATGGAGGATATGAAGGGCATCTTGCACATTTGTTCGAGGAGGGAACCGAGGAGCGTGGATATTTCACAAAAAAACGCAAAAACCTTTTCAAGACCGAAAAGAAATGGCACAAAACGGGTCGGATGAGGGCGTTGCATTTTTTCCAGCGTGCCAAGGATCAGACCGAGCAACTTGTGTTTGAAAAAATGTCGGATTCAATGATAAACGCCTTGGGCAGGATAGTTGCAAAATATAACAAGAAATACGGATAAAACACAGACAATATGAGCGGTTTAGCCATAGGTAAATACATCAAACACATGCTTTCGGGCGTGACAACGAACATCAGTCCGCACTTTTCGACTGATGTGACTCCTCTTATAGCTTACGAAAGGACTGGACATGAAATCGACGCTGAAAACAGCAGCTATGACGGATTGGCTTATGTGACATCTGTCCGGATCGACCTTGTTTATAATAATTATGACGATGCCGTCGATGCTGCAATTCAGGTCAAATCATTGCTTGAGAATAAAAGCGGTCAGTATAAGAATATTGTGGTTCATGATTGCACTTTCGATGGTGCTATTGAGAACACTGATGGTAATTTATTCCAGCAGACGTTGAATTTTGATTTCAAGACCGATTAAAAATAAATCTCTCAGTATTTATGCAAAAGGGATAACAGTATTTAACAACCAATATAAATGAAAATTTTAGGCAAGAATTTTTTGGCATTTGTGACTTCCGGCACAACAAAGCAGCCGGTTGCCGGCGCAAGGACGGCAAGTTTCAGTGATGCATACGAAGAAATCGACACAAGCTCATGGGACGGTGTATCAGTTGAACTCGGACCAGGCAAGTACACAGTGACCGTCAGTGGTCTTGTTGATTTCACTCAATCGGGCAGCACGAACAACTTTTATAGTGTTGCGAATCTCTATAAAAACAAGACCCTGATTGATTGGGCGTTTGGGTTCTCAACCAACGATAATGTTCCGCAAACATTGGACACCAACGAACCGATGATCTCAGGACAAGGCAAGTTCAAGGATTTAAAAATCGACACAAGTTACAACGGTGCTGTCGAGTACAGTGCGACAATTTCAGGCGTCGGCGACTGGACGATATCATAAGGACATTCTCTTTGTTCATGTTTTTCATTATAAATTTTCCATTTAAAGCAGGCTGATGACCTGCTTTTTTTTCTTTTATATCGAATTATTGAATGAAGTCGAGTATTTATAGAAAATACAATTTTATGAAGGAAGTGGTTTATGTAATAATCGGCGACAAAAAATTCGAACTCCGAAAGACCAAGAAGGCGAACATGGTGTTCGAGGTTGTTTCTGGCAAGTTTTTCCAAGAATTCACCGGCAGTTACACGGATATGATGATGATGTTCTATGCATACATGAAAGGTGCGAACCGGAATACTTTCAATTATTCATTCGATGAGTTTTGCGACATGCTCGATGAACACGAACTTGACATCGAGGTTTTCACTGATGCATTAAAGGAATTGGAGAATAAAAATGTGAAGGGTCAATCTCAAGAATCCGGACAGGAGCAACAGAAACCTGCAAAAAAAAAGAAATAACAAGTGTATTTGATGAGTTCGCATTGATCTGCACTCATACCAGCGTAACTCCGGAATACTACCTGTATGAAATGACAGACCGGGAGGTCGATGCTTTCGTCAATCAAATCAACATCAAATTGAAAAACGATTGGGAGCGCACCCGCACAGTCGCCACCTCCTTTGGTGGTGAATTGAAACTCCCCTGGGACCCGGAGGAAGAGATCAAGCAAGAACCTCTTACACAGGAGGAGTTGAGAACAATGATCAACAGCTACAATCAAAAAACCAAACCCGGATAATCCGCTATTTTCTCATTGTAAACATCAACTTCATGGCATTATCAGGGTGCAGGATGATGTTTGCATCAATTAAGAAAACACCCCTCCTGGAATTGTTCGTTTTGCGTAATACGCTAAAACCGCTATGAATAAAGGAATCTGACACCCTGTAACAATTGTTATAAAATTGAAAATAACAATTCTCAAAACGAATAATCAAGTGTAACAATCACTGATCTTTTTAATTCAAAATAAATGATTCCGCCAGTATTTATGAAAAAATACACTAATGGCAGGCAAGGATTTCTCAGTCGTTACCAAATTCATACTCTCTTCTACTGGCTTCAGTGACGGAGCTGCAAAGGTCACCAAGGAGGCGAAGCAGATGCAGACCGGCATTCAAAATGCCAATTCATCAATAAAACAGTCTTTTTCAAGCCTTGCGGGTGTCACGGGAGGTCTGACCTCCGAGATTTCTGGCATTGGTGATGCAATCGGAGGCGGAGCCAAGGCGTTCAAGTCGATGATTCCTGCAATCAACGGGGTGAAGGCGGCACTGATTAGCACAGGCATCGGGGCGATTGTTGTGGCTTTGGGCGTTGCCTTCGCTGCATTGAGTTCTTACCTGACCGGCACTAAGGATGGTGCTGACAAGCTCAACACAGTTTTAGGATATGCAAAAGGCATTTTTACTGCCATATTGAACCGTGTGCAGTTGTTGGGCGAAGCGGTTGCATTGGTTTTTGAGGGTAAATTCAAACAAGCAGGTGAAAAACTCAAGCAAGCATTTTCAGGAGGTCTTCTTGAAGAGATCAAAGAAACCGCTCAACAGTCCATGTCTTTCGCCCAAAGGGAAAATGAACTGAAAAAACAGCAGAATGAACTGATCCGCAAGCAAGCCGATTACGAGGTTCAGATCGCTCAGTTAAGACTTACCGCCGAGGACAAGTCAAAATCAGCCGAGGAGCGTCAGAATGCCATCACACAGGCAATCCGTCTTCAAAAGGAATTATCCAATGCAAAGAACCTGATTGCAAAAGAGGAATATGAAATCCTTACTGCAAAAAACGCTCTCGGCAATAACTCATACGAGGACGACAAGAAGGAAGCCGAACTCTATGCCAAGATGGTCGGCACACGCAAGGAGGAAGCTGACAGGTTGAAAGAAATGGTCACAAAGCAGGGCGAATTGACGGCTCAACTTACTGTTCAAAGACAGGAACAGGAAAGGATCAACGAACTGCGGTCACAACCTCTCTTGCAAAAGATCGAAAGTAAATCGGGCAAGATCGAGCAGCCTGATTTTGGCAAGTTGCCTTTAATCAACACAGAGAAGATTCAAGAGGCGACAGGTTTCATGGCAGAGTTGCAGGAGGGAATGAAGGCATTGCAGGAGGATAGCACGAAAGCAGGTGAATTATTGTTCACGGCGTTCAGTTCATCCATGTCGCAACTTACCAATGTCCTTGGACAAGGGGCGCAGAATTTTAAAAAATTCGGTCAGCAACTCAAATCCGCAGTGAAAGAAATCATCGGGACGCTCATCAGTCAGGCAGTTGCAGCAATGGTTTCCAGTGCATTGAAGGACTGGAGCACAAAGGTTGCTTTTGGCTACTTGGTCGCACCCGCAATGGCAGCAGCAGCAGGCGGTCTGGCGAAAACGGCGTTCAGTTCAATGCTCGGATCATTCGCAAATGCCGGGACAGTGGATACACCTTTTCAGATAGTGGGTGAAAGAGGACCTGAGCGTGTTCAACTGCCAATAGGCACTAAAGTAAGCACGGCTGGTCAGACAAGGATGATGATGAACAATGCAGTCGGCGAGATAACAGTGAGGATTGAAGGAACCGATCTCGTCGGCGTGCTTAAAAATTATGACAATATGTATAACAGGTACATTTAATGAATTATTCCGGATCGACAATCATATACAATACGGATGACCATGCAAAAATCCTGATCATCGACCGTGCAAACCCTTCAAGCAACTACACGCATGTTGAATTCGCCTATGATTCAATCGTGCTGGATTATCCTGAAAACAAGAAGAAATTCGACGTCGTACGACCGTGCGGTCTGTCGTTCAGCCTTGTTTCCACGCACTCGCAATTCTATGATTTTTACACACCGTTGATGTTCCGTTGGAATGTTATTATGTACATCAATGGCATCTTAATTTTTGAAGGCTGGCTCAACACTGAAACTTTCTCGGAGAATTACAGCAAGCAATTGTATACCGTCAGGTTTGTGGCGAACAATGGGTTCACATTATTGAAGCGGTTGAGTTACACGGGAGGCACAAATCAGTTGATTCCTGTGTTCAATGTGATAAAGGATTGCATTGATGCCATGAATTACAATGCAATTCAATTCCTGTACGTGGGAATTTCCACGACAAGCCCACATGTTTTTCCTGACAGCAGTGAGACACTCTTTCATGACGAACTAATAAACAGCTATAATTTTTACGACGAAAACGGCGAGCCACAAGCGTTGTATGGTGTTCTTGAAGACACTTTGAAGCCATACACTGCAAACATCCGCATGAAGGACGGGGGTCTGTATATAACAGATCACAACATGACGCTTTCTGGCAATGTCACATACAAAAAATTCGACATACAGAATAATTACATGTATGCAGGAACCTCTGTACAATCAACGAATCTCGGTGAACTTCCATCCGGGTTGACGTCTGAAATGCAGTTGCAAATAGTACCCGCATATAACAAGGCAAAAGTCAAATTCTCGCCATACGCCAACACCAAAGCGATTGACACAACAGTGAAAGTTCAAAACCAGCCTTTTTTATCGGGTGTTACAAAGTCAAGCGACGGCAATTGGGGTTTTGATTACAATTATTATCAAAACACCGGATCGGCATTCACCTTATACAACGCAAAACTTGCAACAGTGCAGGGAACCGGTGCGAAGAACCAGGAAAAATCGGAGGATGTCATCATCATATCAGGCAACAACACCGGTCAGACAGCTTGCTCGTTCAATTCACAGACATATCTGGTAAATCATAATTACAGCCTGCTTGATGCATATAAAAAGTATTACATCAAAATAAGCATCACGGCAATGTTCCGCACGCAGGACAGCTACAAAAAAACGGATGTAAACACGAATGAAATTGTAACCAATTCGCACCTGAATTGCGGCTTCCTTGCATGCAAACTTAAGTTGGGCGATCAATGGTTTACCAAGACGACCCATTGGGAACCGACATATCCCGGAAGCAACGGCATTTGGTCGGAAACGGAAAACCTTTTATGGATACCTTTTTTTCAAAAACAAGTAGTCGATCTACCTATTGGTGAGACGGACACTGTTTCCGGATCGTACCGGTACGAAGACAACCAGCTTGTTGTAAGTGCGGGATTGTATGTCCCGATGTTTTACGGTATGTATTCACTAATCCCTTTTCATGTGTCGGGACAGTTGC
Coding sequences within:
- a CDS encoding phage head closure protein produces the protein MTANDLKYKITLQKPEYSASDYSTNQKVTFADYKNIRAGITWIGGNKSIQNYELFTSSVLQFKIRYRTDIDETFQIKFREREYTITSPFKIDPQGDLIITAELKQQ
- a CDS encoding HK97 family phage prohead protease, which produces MTSRIEKRYASTPDFLIKNKEFRTQIVRVSGETSQQESRTIRGYGAVFNQKSKIITEWISDKGEWRTFFEIIESTAFDKLIASNWGGFDVVLDVNHRTDEILARLASGTLRITKDERGLMYEAEMPRTARGEDVLRMIERGDYYQSSFQFTIAEGGERWEHDPATGLYTRYITEVELLIDECVATWFGAYDNTDVQIVRTINDGSENFNVYIESDIAVAKERLNRIMSETTEQPDYRIELEKDRDTLKMFGIIS
- a CDS encoding phage portal protein, whose amino-acid sequence is MFNTFLSGLGINVTVANDKTFNDIQTERIRAIMEGNGVFNDGNINTINTVFTAKKILADTLSKLPMNVLLKNKQYQEHPLFYLVHSDPNSYQTMNVFISTLVNHLCDWGNAFAKVNKQEGKVKNLQILHPSQYITHDLNAEGVLKFKFRTKDGEIEVNNDDLIHLKILSDDGIIGLNPIAAIRKQLSINWQGQTTAENYYRNGIHGNKFMKSMGNVDSKEYHKGQQDWLKANSGVFRAGEVPSLPFGVEIQETKLEFADSMILDSLRYNTSQILALFGIPMWMNNLESQTNIEQSLLSFQSITIQPLAKCFKEEFSKKLLMPEERRKGITIEFNLKAMLAADAITRANYLKTLTSSAIISPGEAAEIEGYDGDFENSRFHYQQSQNIPLELSMVDGKWSPATAGSVNLMVNKNE